TAAGACAAACAGAGTATGCGAGCATCATTGGCAGTCTTAGGTATGCCACTGATTGTactagacccgacattgcctatgtTGTGGGACTATAGTGCAGGTTTACTAGTAGACCTAGTATTGAGCATTGGCATGCTATAGAAAGGGTCATGAGGTACCTTAAGAGAACTATGAACCTTGGATTGCATTATCAAAAGTTTTTCGCTGTCCTTGAAGGATACAGCGATGCTGACTGGAACACCTTGTTAGATAACTCCAAGGCAACCAGCGGCTATAATTTTAGCATAGCTGGTGGAGCTGTTTCATGGAAGTCTAAAAAACAGACTATTCTGGCTCAATCTACAATGGAGTcagaaatgatagcactagctactGCTAGTGAAGAAGCAGGATGGTTGAGAGgcctgctagctgagatccctttatgggaaaaaccgATACCAGCTGTGTTGATCCATTGTGATAGTACCACGGCTATTGCAAAAATTTAGAACCGTTATTACAACGATAAAAGACGTCAGATACGACGTAAGCACAGTACTGTTAGAGAGCTCCTCTCTATTGGAGCTGTAAGAGTGGATCATATACGCACTGATGAAAATTTAGCtgatcctttgacgaaaggattaggtagagagaaagtccttaaaacatcaaaaggaatgggactattgcccttagaatgatgaatcaCACATGATGGTAACCCAACCTATAGACTGAAGATCCCAAGAAataggttcaatgggtaataatAAGTTATGATGTGATATGAGATAGATCATGCTATTACTTAAAGTTAACTTgaagcatgaattcctgaagcgacataaggatgagttaatagaaactcttaatgagatctatactctatgtggagtggagtaccgagctacaggaatactcttgatagactcacctacgtgaatgtggaagtggggccgcttcctaTGAAATTTTGGGAAAATTTCTAGAGCGttcactatactgggatagacATGCATGGCCATTAAAGCACGAGCTTTTGGACTACACCCTAGAAAGATTGTGCATGGTGCAATGTTAGAGatagagttcaagactacgtGTCACTCTAGTATATTCTAAATTGCATTCACTATGCAAAGGTTCAAGTCGAAAGATACATTTTTTTATGCTCAATCTTATTGTTCTTAGGTTACTGCtcgatgaaaaatattttttaaataattcaagtgggggattgttggaacttATCTATATAAgagtaaattattaaaaatagaaaaggtgCTTTAATGACTCCCTAGAGGAAGAGTCCCACATTGTTTTAGAATACTCCTTTGTAAGAGTATATAGAGAGTGGACTTGAGCCTTGGggttgtgccccaaggggtacccatttTTGTGGAAGAGGGAGGAGTCACACAAAGGCTCACCTGACCACCACACATGCGCGCGCGCTGCCACCGCCGTCCGTCCCACCGACCGAGCTAAGCTGGCTGGTTGGTTGGTGTGGTGTGCACCTTATTATTTTTtggaaaaaatattattttatttaataaaaacgaGGTTAATATTTGGTAAACTGAAGACTTATTCTCTTCAGCTTTTTCAGGATTTCAACTGCCTCTCCCACGTTTTAATAAAACGTCTTTTTTATTCCCGTTAATAAAAAGATCCACTTTCTCTTTAAAAATGGTGCGATTACTTTTCTGAAAAAATCACTCAACATTTTTTCCATTAAAAAATTCGAGCAGTAGCATTCATTGGGGTGTGGTAAACGACGGTTCTCTACGGTGCAGTGGAGGTCCAATACAGTGTCTAGACTGGGCTGTTTTATCCTGGCACAACAAGGAAAaggggcttttacttcggtttttaagcttgatttacttcggttttcgctaaaattcgcaaccgcagtagttcggagcgaagtaaaaactagcTAAACACCGAAGttgaatccccactttctacttcagtttttacataataaccgaagtagaaagtgtatatacgctagcatcctgggcactttctacttcggtttttaggtaaaaccgaagtaaaaatggtactttctacttcggtttttaggtaaaaccgaagtaaaaggtgtactttctacttcggttttatctaagaaccgaagtaaaagggcactttctacttcggttcttaggtaaaaccgaagtagaaagtacacattttacttcggttttacctaaaaaccgaagtagaaagtgcccgccttttttatttaatatatatttctaattatttttaaatggacggtttctatttttatatatatattttggcctaattttatttaattgatctaattaatatattttttttggcctaattatttttcaacgatttaattatatgatattacaattatatatatttttacaattgaaattggttaagaattttttttgaatgaaaatatgataacttttattaattaaaaatgttgtacataagcatataaaatacaagtacttaagtaagataactagccttaacattaatacatttacaaaagactaaacttacaactaaacaaaataggcttactgataaatgtatgtcatcaatttgcctaaccattcgtgttggattggcaagaggcctgcaatctcacaatattgcgtcttcccaccaaactgtaaaaataataaatataaattaatttcatagattatcgatagcaaataaattataaaaaatgaacttactttttcttttagggtagtcattgcatttgatgcccgtacaagatctctaatgtacttcaagacataaaaaccacattcatgactttgtggttgtcttggacatgtaacattgaatatctttgtgggattgccgagtaatgcattggaagaagctctataatatgcattatttaaaaagaaaattaacaaaagttattaaaatgtagtaacatgtaatatttgttgcatattaagaaatattttaaaaaatttaaaacttacctcattatcattgaatcaatttcttctggacgtttgtgtgatttcaatggatctaagaacacgatttttccttttggcatagcaatcaccaacatccaatgttccctaaaataagaagcgtatgttaagtaaaataattaaatttttaatatatgactaatcaaataagaaaagtttacactatttcttaccgtatgttccaaggtataaagtaaagttgaccaactctatccatggtcatcaaccaattcgccaagtcaatggttgatcgctctacatcgttaacattattaatgctaagacgttcaatgtcataaaacttgtaatagacacgctgatttggaaatagggactcccaaatgcatctgcaaaattttctttagtgttaaatattttgaaaattttcggcagagtttcccctataaataggacttcccaaacctgtaaacattcaatgtctatgaaaattttcaacagatcacagagcagtactcataactgattctaaattcctatcattccaaagaattagtttaagggataccttaatccgaatatcattgctgagcctccaatcatatgcaaggtagcaacttgttccacatcctctgaagttaggaagattgactcgcgattcatgaatgtTGGGTCCACTGAAATGGAGACGACTGagtttattcccttaactctgcaaaattctctcaccataaactgaaggctaacatggatgcgattcatgatgtgatcggcaaatggttggccttcggtcagagtgttttctggattgacgtGAGACCCAGTTGATGACAGATGCGGGCTAGTCATAGGAGGTTTTGACATATCCTTGGATgaactttttgacataggaggtttctttcttcgaggaccctacgcaacatcaagtaaaaataatattaaaatactggaccaacaaatattttaataggtaacaaattaaagaatttgtttatacctggtcagtcataattaaatcttttggccaaggaaggaatgcgtcataagtatctcgaacatagtgtatctccccaacagaacatgggatttcagcatcctcttgtaacattttggtgactcgcaccctcgcgtattcgtctgtcagttgaacaccatgaatagtcagtggacccaccccatcaatgataacaccctctgccaccacattatgaatattatccgaacaaagtaacacatcctgcatgtacggtgtgtcatcCTACATGTATGGTGTGTGGTATTCTTCGTCGCTCTGCTCGTCATCATTatcgtgttcatccatatcatctatcccacctgcttgtttagctttttcctcctctaaagctttaagttctgctctgagcctcgcaatttctgcatctttcttactaacagcATTAGCCATTTCTGTTgttatttttggttttcttccaaagacggacgaaatcttcgcaaacgacctacaataatcaaccaaatttattttaaaactaaaatattatagaattaagttaaatgcaacaaataaaaaataatatcatacccaagtgctctaacgcgccctgggtgctcaggtgtccctaaagcttgcgttaatatgtcattccgaccctttgcaatgatttctccactacaaactttttctttcagctcattctgtggaacaaaccagtggtcacttatattagtgacttataagaactttatcattcctaaattactttaaaatacttgcttgaaaccacttacaattcttgcttcaatttgtttgtccaaatctgtgacaagaaccttcctcttttctcgtgctcttatccaaacttggtaccgttctacatctgccacacctagtttagttttctacaacatacaacaattaattaaagttggtgagtgcaatattcttcataacaagTTGACAGTTATAAAATAGTGATGCGAATTACTTACCAggtcctctctaacattggcaagccctctacgagatgtacgatgcctcgaagtatatttgagagctctttcacgttgtgcttcccgcaaagcctacattaaataggtaacaataagtttttaagcaattattagtatttcaaaactaataatagatatacataatagtaccataaactcaggagataaacggtggctaacaaatgtcctccaatcttctaggtcaagttctggatatttcttaggaaggatttggagttcatctatcagaccgtcttctgccaaagggtagatttagtcactagtgatgttggtcttaaaatctctcatcattaTTCCCGCACTTTTCattaattctggtttccaattttctggaatgttaaaggcaccctgaaatagaaagaaaatgattaatgaaatgcaaagtaattcatgaaaatgatcaatatattaaagtaattaaaatattttcttacatatacatcctcccatattctattcttcaattcttgtgggacttgtctccaatccttataattgagagagaccgttctcctagttttaactccaaggtacgattgcatctcattatatgctttccctataggttgacctttatcattaaactgaatatttctctttattcccttagctttttgattattgatattgttcttctttgttgggtctcgcctatttggtgtgttctccccttcagaaattgtcatctgcagataaacaagaattaacgttacaattatgacataaataaatacatatttaacataaaaatgaatacattactcactggacacattttcttttcttttttcttttcttggttgatccacaatctacccatattccgtctctaatatcatttctaatgtattccccatcatcatcatcttcatggaaatcatggattttctcaacttgctcatgtattggttgtccaacaataaaattgtcatgaaacaaatcatcgttttcttcgtcattttcatcttctataaactgcctttccggggttcgtaaaacaactgaccatttatcatcagcaggatcagttatgtaaaacacttgttttgcttgggtagccatgatgaaaggatcattcttgtgacctttcttacttaaatcaaccaaagtgaatccaagttcatcaattctaaccccaacattgttgtccacccaagaacacttgagcagaggaatttgaaataaggaataatcaagctcccatatttcttcaacaaccccataatatgccatagtaccagcaactggattattgtcttttgcactagcgaaatgcactgcttctgccacaatacttactccactattttgaaccattcgagcatcatctcgtgactttgtgtgaaatctttttcctccaacaatgtaagcattgtgctttattacatgaacacttggtccaaatgatatgcgttttaactctgtcgacactccatggttttcttctcccaaccttgctagaataatatttttaatgttttattatgctcatctataatccatttctgtttatttttaaccttgttgggaatcattgattgtaataactccatgtgctcactacaatacaaagtacaacatattaaaatttcaattatacataaaaatgagcataatgtttattaaatctataacttacgttatatatggttgaacttcgggattgttttccaacacaactaaatgagcttgatctaattctgcacgagatatggtcactactgttcctttcccttgtaatcctctatcaactccatccgagttattccgtggtttgctaattccgattgtgtcgattccaaccatgtactctgaacaaaattccacagcttcttctgctaaatagcactcaaccatacaagcttcagggcgatggtgattacgtacatatcctttcaacaccttcatattcctttcaaatggatacatccatcccgcccaaactggcccacacaacttggcttctcttactaaatggaccatcaaatgtatcatgatgtcaaaaaatgatggtggaaaatatttttcaagcttgcataaagtttcaactatttcatcatgcaatgcattcaacttcttcatttccaattcttttccgcatagttgattaaagaagatgcacacacttgtcacactatctctaactctttttggtaaaattgaccgaatggcaattggaagtaattgttgcattaatatatgacaatcatgtgatttcattccaattaacttcaaatcttccatagacaccaagtttcgaacattGGATGAGTAACCATCAAGCACTTTCATCCCTGCCAATGATTGACATACggcttgcttctcttctttagacaatgtaaaacaagcaggaggaaaatatgtgcgagcccctttttcttcaggtgccaagcggtgtcttatacccatttcaacaagatctaaacgactagacaaaccatctttggttttacctgggatatcaagtaatgtaccgattatactttcacatacatttttttctatgtgcatgacatccaagcaatgtctaacgagtaaatctttccagtaaggaagttgaaaaaaaattgattttctttgaaaacatccattgacttttttgtttttattcttcttcccatacctaaagtcaactttttctacttccttaagaatttgctcacctgacaatggcaaaggagcaatgtcttgttccacagtaccgtcaaatgttttttttttatttctgtcaggatgacttaaatgtaaatatcgtctatgacccatataacacattttgcgtccatttgacaagcgacgggcccttgtgttggtgcaacaaattggacaagcttggtaaccttttgtgcttaaacctgataggttaccatatgctggaaaatcattaacagtccataacaacaccgctttcaaattaaacacttcttttttaaaaccatcatatgcctcaacaccattttcatacaactctttcaaatcatcaattaatggtgccaagtaaacatcgatatcatgtcctggttgttttgggcctgaaatcattaatgaaagcatcatgaacttccttttcatcaccaaccaaggaggaagattgtacataaccaggaagacaggccatgaactatgcctactactaagagatctatgcgggcttactccatcagcagctaaaccaagacgaagatgtcttggttcatttttgaattctggattgatataatctaccttcttccaggcctgtgaatctgcaggatgccggagtttaccatctttcactcgtccagtctcgtgccatattaagttcttagagtgttctgcacttcgatataatcgcttcagccgcgaaatcaaaggtaagtaccatagcactttctgaggaataagtttcctaatctccttacttttgttaggtttgtaccgtgataaaccacattctgggAAAGCGTCtatgtctgcatactccttacgatataaaatacaatcattcggacatgcatgaatcttctcatacttcaaccctatcaaacttaatgttttctttacttcatatgtagactccggaaaacaattttctagcggcaaaatctccttgaaagcagctaaaaattgactgaaacacttatcactaactccattttctgcttttatgttataaaatttaaccattgtgggcaatcttagtttattgcaaccactgaacaattgtctgtctgcatctctaaccatactatgaaatttttctggattatgaaaaaactcttcttgtgcttcatcaagcaattctataggatgatcatcaaaatcattactctcaaaatcatctacacctcgcctacctaatggatatgggtcatcatttaataattctccatgctaataccatttactataactcatatcaaatccccgacaaaatacatgatcctttatcatggtaatattcccctttactccattaccacaatcgatacaaggacaacaaattttttgtggatcactacaattctttaggcaaaactctaaaaatttgttgaatccatcttgaaattgtgatgtttctctcctctcaagcatccatgatttatccatactaataacaatattcaattcccaataagttagaaaaaaaacttatattaggttctagtcttataaatttttttaaaaagtcgacagagtatcctctgtttctatagcataccgtaatttcataattacctataaaatcaatacaaacaaacacaataatcaagcatatatgaatccatcattattaggttctagtcttataaattttttaaa
The Humulus lupulus chromosome 6, drHumLupu1.1, whole genome shotgun sequence DNA segment above includes these coding regions:
- the LOC133784149 gene encoding uncharacterized protein LOC133784149 — its product is MQDVLLCSDNIHNVVAEGVIIDGVGPLTIHGVQLTDEYARVRVTKMLQEDAEIPCSVGEIHYVRDTYDAFLPWPKDLIMTDQGPRRKKPPMSKSSSKDMSKPPMTSPHLSSTGSHVNPENTLTEGQPFADHIMNRIHVSLQFMVREFCRVKGINSVVSISVDPTFMNRESIFLTSEDVEQVATLHMIGGSAMIFGLRCIWESLFPNQRVYYKFYDIERLSINNVNDVERSTIDLANWLMTMDRVGQLYFIPWNIREHWMLVIAMPKGKIVFLDPLKSHKRPEEIDSMIMRASSNALLGNPTKIFNVTCPRQPQSHECGFYVLKYIRDLVRASNAMTTLKEKFGGKTQYCEIAGLLPIQHEWLGKLMTYIYQ
- the LOC133784150 gene encoding uncharacterized protein LOC133784150, with translation MALREAQRERALKYTSRHRTSRRGLANVREDLKTKLGVADVERYQVWIRAREKRKVLVTDLDKQIEARINELKEKVCSGEIIAKGRNDILTQALGTPEHPGRVRALGSFAKISSVFGRKPKITTEMANAVSKKDAEIARLRAELKALEEEKAKQAGGIDDMDEHDNDDEQSDEEYHTPYM